In the genome of Oncorhynchus nerka isolate Pitt River linkage group LG4, Oner_Uvic_2.0, whole genome shotgun sequence, the window gggctGTGATTtattacttggctcatcgcgctctagcgactccttgtagcgggcccgggcgcctgcaggctgacttcggtcttcagttgaacggtgtttcctctgacacattggtgcgcctggcttccaggttaagcgggcaggtgttaagaagcgcggtttgacGGGtcacgcatgactcgaccttcgcctcccgagcctgttggggagttgcagcgatgagacaagattgaaatTGGGGTGAAAAAGGGTCAAACTAAataacaatttaaaaaaaatacaaataaatgatgtggaaacaacgttgattcaaccacccccggtggtgtgtgtgtgtgtgtcagatgagaGATATGGTCTACACACCATATAATCTGAAAATGTGATTTTATTCTTAGTGATTCTGTTGTGTTTGATAGGAAGTTATACTCATCCTTGATTGCTCTGCCCTTCTGTTAGTTATTATGTCAATGGAAGAGACACGTCTCTAGAAGATTTCCTAGACCCTGAGGTGCTAAACACGTTGGCCTTAAAAACACATGAAGTCATGGAGGTAATGAAGAAAAAGTGAACAAATGTACATGTTTATAAATGTACTATGAATGTATTGCAGTTCAGTAAGGACTTTAAATGGTTCTTCTGTTTCGTGTGTCCTCAGACCATTGAGCTGACCTCCCCTGGGAAGAAGGTGTGGCTTGGAGAGACTAGTTCTGCCTATGGAGGCGGGGCTAAGGGCCTGTCTGACACATTTGTCGCTGGATTCATGTGAGTGTATGCATTTTGGTGTTGATCAGGATATAGATAGACCCAGTCACTATCACACCCTGATACCATCTGATCATTTTCATCTGGATTACTCTGGAGGATGTAACAGTCAGGCTGGTCTCGCTTGCCAGACTCATGGTGCTCCACTGTGGGAAGAGAGACTACAGACCTACAGCCTTGCAGCCTCATTCCATTGGCGGTAGTTGAGTCAATTGTGTTGTTAGTCGACTCTCATGGAAGGGAATCTCTGCTATTCCAGAACATGTGGTTTTCATTGAATTTACAGGTCACCTGTGAGCctcatgatcagcctttcaaccATGCCCTGTTCCAGGAAGACTTACAATAGTAGTCTCACATGCAAAAAAATGAAAGGAATGCCACATGATGTATCCAACATTGACTTAATCAAGTGCGAGGGCAGTAGGTTCTCACGAAGGATTACATATTGCATTCTCATTGAATAAGGTTGCTTGTATCTAAATCAGATGATATGTGTCAAATCTCATTCTTTGCAATAAAAACGTTGTAATGTTTTTATTGTAAAGTACTGTATGTGgtgtaaaataaatgtttaatgATTACAGGTGGCTGGATAAACTGGGCCTGGGTGCGAAGCTCGGATTGGATGTTCTCATCAGACAGGTTTTGATTGGATCTGGGACTTACCACCTGGTAGATGAGAACCTTGATCCACTTCCTGTAAGAGAAATTCCTGTTTATTCTCCTCTGTATTCTGAATTCCTGAAAAAACATAATTGAGCCAAGTATTTGTTGATTGTGACAATAGTTTGTCTATACTATGAATTGTCCCATTTCTATATACggtcaggtccataattattggcacccttgataaagatgagcaaaaaaggccttatcaaataaataatacaaatacagcTATATTGTATGTTCAATTTGTGAATATTTTTCTCAGAGAAGTAGATTTcttagagaaatatatatatatatatatatacagtatatgtttttaacaagtaataaaaaaatcgattaaatatttttttaaattgacacccctgttttcaataatCCGGAACCATAACCTTGCAAAGATAACGGCACTGAGccgttttctaaaatgttttatgagattggagaacccATTGGGAAGGACTTTTGACCATtcttccatacagaatctttccagatccttagTCTGCACTGATGGACTtttctcttcaattcaaaccataggttttcaatggggttcaagtccggagactgagatggccattgcaaaatgttgatagtcttttttgctcatctttatcaaaggtGACAATAATTTTGGACCTGACTGTAATAGTCATTTATCTAGTTTATGGCTGTATCACTTTGGCAGGATTACTGGCTATCAGTTCTGTACAAGAGGCTTGTTGGACCAGAGGTGCTGAGTATAGAAGCCTTTTCCATTTTGGGAAAGACGAAAAGAGTACGGGTCTACCTGCACTGCACTAACAAGAAAAGGTATTCCACAATCCAGCTGTATTTAAAATGAAGCCACAActtgtgtttgtatgtgagacaACCATCCTGACTGTTCCTCGATGTTCTCTCTTCTACAGCACAAGCTACAAAAGTGGAGCAGTCACATTGTTTGCTCTGAACCTGAGTAAGGGCCTTGCGAGGATCTCTGTGCCTGTTACAATCTCTAACAGTACCGGCGAGGCCTTCCTTCTACAGTCTGAACAGCCTGGCGAGGAGGGACTCTACTCCAAGTAGGCTACCAGTAACCTTTATTCCcatcaattttttattttttattttaccaggcaagtcagttaagaacaaattcttattttcaatgacggcctaggaacagtgggttaactgcctgttcaggggcagaacgacagatttgtaccttgtcagcttgggggtttgaacttgcaaccttccggttactagtccaacgctctaaccactaggctaccctgccgccccaatggggCCACTAACCTTAAGTTTGTCGCTTTTCATTATTACAGTTCAAGGAAGTGTTTGCTTTTGTCTTGCCTTGTAATATTGTCAGTGTAAAGGATGCCGTACTACTAAAAATAGAAAGGAGACTAACAGTGTGCTGTGATCGCCAGGTCTGTGAAACTCAACGGAGAGGTGTTGAAGATGGTGGATGAAAGAACACTTCCAACGCTCCAGGGAACTCCTCTTCCTGCAGGAGAACATCTCAGACTCCCTGGTTATTCCTTTGCCTTCTATGTCCTCAGCGAGGCCCAGGCGCTGGCCTGCCGATGACCCCAATTGGAGAGGAGGACTTTGAGAAGATGGAGGTAAACTCACTGTCTAAACTAAGAGAAGGAAATACTGTACTTGACTATTGCACTAAACACAGCTGTATGACTTTGCCAAAGAATGTAAACCAAGTAAATGTGGTGAAAGGATTTGATCGTCTTTGGAAATAACTATTCATCTACATGTATTACATTTTTGTATATTTTTCCAACATGTATAAATAGTCTTAGTACATTGTGAGTAGGGTTTTAAAATTTCAGAGGACTCATACGGTTTCAGTCTGTGTCACTTAAATGCAATACTTGTTGTACGTAAATTATGTTTCATATTTGATGCCAAAAACGTTAGACTTAATTCAACTTGTTTACGCTCTGGTTACTTGATTTTCTACTCAGTAATGTTAAGTAGTTGAATTGTGCAATTTTCTATTTTGGTACACTGGGATACAAGTCTTTTATAAACTTTTTGTGTGTGATATATTTGTACAACATAATTTGGAtgagaaaataaatacagtaatGAATTCAAAGCATGTAATGCTTTACATGGTTTATATTTTTTGGTTTTATATTCTCAGTATATACATATTTAACTTCGGCTGAATCCGAGAGAGGCAGCAATGCAGCGTGTTATTCACATTTCAAACACCGATCAACCAGTAGCACCATCAGCACCTGTctggttgtcacgccctggtcgaagtattttgtgtttatctttatttatttggtcaggccagggtgtggcatgggtttttgtatgtggtgtgtaattatgggggattgtagctagtggggtgttctagataagtctatggctgtctgaagtggttctcaatcagaggcaggtgtttatcgttgtctctgattgggaaccatatttaggcagccatattctttggttgtattgtgggtgattgtccttagtgtcttgatgtcctgagtctgtgttagtttgcaccagtttaggctgtttcggttttcattacgtttattgttttgttgagtttgcgttttgattcgtgttacgttgttttattaaacatggatcgaaatctacacgctgcagtttggtccgactctccttcaccaataGAAAACCGTGACACTGGTGTTGACAGCACTAACATAGATCCTTtactcctcctgttcctctccgcGTGTGATGATGTAACAGAGGGATTTGTAGTCCAGGTTTCCTGCTGGGTCGAAGGTAGGCGATTGGAACATCTGTTTAACCTGAAAGGTTTGCAGACAAATGTCTGTACAGTATCCGTGTTTTCATCtcttagatacagttgaagtcggaagtttacatacacttaggtttgagtcattaaaacttgtttttcaaccactccacaaatgtcttgttaacaaactatagttttggcaagtcgtttaggacatctactttgtgcatgacacaagtaattattccaacaattgtttacagaccgattatttcacttataattcactgtgtcacaattccagtgggtcaaaagtttacatacactgagttgactgtgcctttaaacagcttggaaaattccagaaaatgatgacataataataataatttgatgacataatttgagtcaattggagttgtacctgtggatgtatttcaagacctaccttcaaactcagtgcctcttcgcttgacatcatgggaaaatcaaaagaaatcagccaagacctcagaaaacaaattgtagacctccacaagtctggttcatccttgggagcattagtatgcaagtatgaacaccatgggaccacacagccgccataccgctcaggaaggagactcgttctgtctcctagagatgtacgtactttggtgcaaaaagtgcaaatcaatcccagaacaacagcaaaggaccttgtgaagatgctggaggaaactgctccaaaaaaataaagggaacacttaaacaacacaatgtaactccaagtcagtcacacttctgtgaaatcaaactgcccacttaggaagcaacactgattgacaataaatttcacatgctgttgtacaaatggaatagacaacaggtggaaattataggcaattagcaagacactcccaataaaggagtggttctgcaagtggcgaccacagaccacttctcagttcctatgcttcctggctgatgttttggtcacttttgaatgctggcggtgctttcactctagtggtagcatgagactgagtatacaacccacacaagtggctcaggtagtgcagctcatccaggatggcacatcaatgtgagctgtggcaagaaggtttgctgtgtctgtcagcgtagtgtccagagcatggaggcgctaccaggagacaggccagtacatcaggagacgtggaggaggccgtaggagggcaacaacccagcagcaggaccgctacctccacctttgtgcaaggtgtcatgtattgtcatgttatgtcttgtccctgtgctttctcttctcttcgtttccccctgctggtcgtattaggttactttctctctctctatctctctctctctctctatggttccgttcctgctcccagctgttcctcattctcctaacgacctcgtttactctctcacacctgtcccctctttggcctctgattaagtctctatttctctctctgtttctgcttctgtctttgtcggattcttgtttgctttgcccttgtcccgtcctgtcgtaatctgcctcttcatcagatgctgcgtgtgagcaggtgtctctgtcctctacggcccgcgcctacccggagggaccagcagtctgttgccactagccctgctattctcctctactactagaagggggactctcctgtaaagataaatcctctatctttacaggagatgtccaaacagggaaaacaaaaATCCTCtttgttttccctgtttggacatctcctgtaaagattgaggatttatgttttcctgtttggacattaaaagactctgtttctgttaaatcgcttttgggtcctcactcacctgcataacacaaggaggagcactgccagagccctgcaaaatgacctccagcaagccacaaatgtgcatgtgtctgctcaaacagtcagaaaccgactccatgagggtggtatgagggcccaacgtccacaggtgggggttgtgcttacagcccaacaccgtgcaggacgtttggcatttgccagagaacaccaagattggcaaattcgccactggcgccctgtgctcttcacagatgaaagcaggttcacactgagcacgtgacagacgtaacagagtctggagacgccgtggagaacgttctgctgcctgcaacatcctccagcatgaccggtttggtggtgggtcagtcatggtgtggggtggcatttctttggggggccgcacagccctccatgtgctcgccagaggtagcctgactgccattaggtaccgagatgagatcctcagaccccttgtgagactgttacgcccctgaaaacaggggagaaataatcacgagagtgatacggtgttgtattctcaagtcaacatttagttcaatgagaaaaagaccgcgaatttccccaggaatatgggtggagaccagagcaatcgatctccggctcatagattaaaagcatttcgtagatcacagattaacacttttaggcaccacaaaataaagtaatcaatataacgtttacacattactcacacaattcgtaccctttgacagatttgaactttaacacaattatatgaatgttatcaatctctatcaactaatactgaatgcatattttaaccttagatgttttaagatcctcacatactatgaacttactaatacttttcaatgtataacaggctatgaatatgtcctttaacctgtcacactctccccgacaaaataaatgttgtcccaacattaccaacattgtcttcttcaacagttcgtatgcactggacctagaaaatcctcttctgtaaggtagtacttgagcagaagtcacgggtcacagttcaaatataactaacaagttatattcacagtccatatctgttgaccagctatataacataagcagtattttctcatactattgatcaacagtccatcaattttaatgatctatatgcatagtctgtaaattgtctcttttgacagtctgtgaaatctgacagtagtccatggtcaaacatgtcaactctgtagcctcatgtttgctgaagcccatacatgtaaggtggctgaaagtaacattgctgtagtgatggcagccatggaaccagtcctggtgcagagtagacagggaacaactgtggctgtggctgtatcctgtagcaggaagggataccaagctgatcataggtgatatgtcttggagggtgtctctctctttgtggcagctggtaggctggttcctcaggttcagcagcatcagtatatgaaggaaaggcacttggtggacgatcatcaggcaaattttcagcaggcaagttaatctcctcagcaggtaggtctttaactgttgtctcctccagccgcttttcaacaagaggctgtgctggtagtgtataagggactggcactgcaactgtctgtttcactgttgggggtctgtgttcccactctctcgctggttcagcattcctctcctcaggtactgtaggagatgtgggaacctgtagcggatcatgatgaaggtcatattcatccccactgtcttcatcagaatctagagtctgtgatgcaggctggtgtctcc includes:
- the hpse gene encoding heparanase isoform X3 — protein: MTFNPTFLHSNENHKNSVFDADDICERLELPPLLEKRLKQEWTLQEILLDKEDLQGKYRSVKFTECAVDLLYSFTNCSGLDLIFGLNELLRTSGNSWDSSNARTLLQYCESKQYSMSWELGNEPNSYEKKAGIRVDGYQLGQDFVQLRKILQESKLYRNTGLYGPDISQPRDHRRDLLEGFLESGAEAIDACTWHHYYVNGRDTSLEDFLDPEVLNTLALKTHEVMETIELTSPGKKVWLGETSSAYGGGAKGLSDTFVAGFMWLDKLGLGAKLGLDVLIRQVLIGSGTYHLVDENLDPLPDYWLSVLYKRLVGPEVLSIEAFSILGKTKRVRVYLHCTNKKSTSYKSGAVTLFALNLSKGLARISVPVTISNSTGEAFLLQSEQPGEEGLYSKSVKLNGEVLKMVDERTLPTLQGTPLPAGEHLRLPGYSFAFYVLSEAQALACR